TGGATGAAGTTAAAACTATTCAATCTAAAATTGATGGAAATTTCCCAGGGTCATATATTAGAAAATTTACTAAATAATATTATTTAGGATAACCTTTGGAAGATATAAACAACGAGTTTGATAATATCGTTGAAAATAGAGAAGTAGATACTCTTTTAGAGTCTCTACTTTTTTTATCGAAATTTCACAAAAGAGTAGCTTCTTCTGAGTCTCTGGTCTCAGGTCTTGCAATACATGGTTCAATTATGAACCCATCAATGTTTATAAAGTCAGCAAAAAGAATTGGACTTATAGCAAAACCTATAAAAAGAAAAATTGAACATATTGAAAATATGTCACTTCCTGCAGTTGCCCTTTTTAATACAAATAAGGCATGTGTAGTTTTAAATGTAAATTTACAAGAAAATCAAATAACAGTGATAATACCAGATGTTAGTTTAGGCGAAATCACTATCTCTTTAAATGATTTTAGAAAAGAATATAGTGGAAACTTATTAATTATAAAACCTGCCTATAATTTTGAGAATAGAGTACATAAAGATGTAAAAGTATACGAAGCCAAAAAATGGTTTTGGAGTACAATGAGAAAGAACTTTAAAATCTATTATCTAGTTATTTTAGCTGCAATTATGATTAATCTATTTGTAATAGCAGTACCTCTTTTTACTATGAATGTATATGATAGGGTTTTGCCAAATAAAGCTGTAGATACTCTATGGGTATTAGTCTCGGGAATTGCTATTGTTTTAATATTTGATTTTATATTGAAACTCTTGCGAGCACATTTTATTGAGCAAGCAGGAAAACGTGCTGATATACGAATGTCAAGTCTTATTTTTGATCAACTTTTAAATATCAAGTTGAATGCTAAGCCTCCATCTACAGGTATGTTTGTTAGTAGACTTCAATCTTTTGAAAGTGTTAGAGAGTTTTTTACAACAGCTACGATAACTGCATTTGTAGACTTTCCTTTTGTAATTATATTTATCTTTATAATCTTTTTTATTGGTGGCCCTTTAGGATATGTATCTATTGTTACTATTTTTATTGCAATTAGTTTTTCATGGATTATGCAAAGACCAATAAAAGATACAATATTAAAGTCAGCAAAAGAAGATCAAGTAAAGCAAACAGTTCTAACTGAAGCTGTAACTGGTTTAGAAATCATTAAAAGTGTAAGGGCTCAAAATAGAATGAGAACACACTGGGAAAAATCAATTTCTCAAACTTCTTTTTATGGTAATAAATCACATTACTTATCCCAAGTAGTGACATATTTTGTAGGATTTATATCTCAACTATCTAGTATAGGAATAGTTGCAGCAGGAGTATTACTTGCAAATGAAGGTCAGATAACTATGGGGGCAATTATTGCTTCTATGATATTAAATGGTAGAGTAATTGCTCCTGTATCTCAAATAGTTGGTATGATTATTAGATTAGATAG
The sequence above is drawn from the Arcobacter sp. LA11 genome and encodes:
- a CDS encoding type I secretion system permease/ATPase gives rise to the protein MEDINNEFDNIVENREVDTLLESLLFLSKFHKRVASSESLVSGLAIHGSIMNPSMFIKSAKRIGLIAKPIKRKIEHIENMSLPAVALFNTNKACVVLNVNLQENQITVIIPDVSLGEITISLNDFRKEYSGNLLIIKPAYNFENRVHKDVKVYEAKKWFWSTMRKNFKIYYLVILAAIMINLFVIAVPLFTMNVYDRVLPNKAVDTLWVLVSGIAIVLIFDFILKLLRAHFIEQAGKRADIRMSSLIFDQLLNIKLNAKPPSTGMFVSRLQSFESVREFFTTATITAFVDFPFVIIFIFIIFFIGGPLGYVSIVTIFIAISFSWIMQRPIKDTILKSAKEDQVKQTVLTEAVTGLEIIKSVRAQNRMRTHWEKSISQTSFYGNKSHYLSQVVTYFVGFISQLSSIGIVAAGVLLANEGQITMGAIIASMILNGRVIAPVSQIVGMIIRLDRTMISLNNIDEIMNMPVERSEEQHYLSRPDLNGDIIFKNISFSYQDQNFNVLKDINFTIKQGEKVGIIGKIGSGKSTIAKLLMNLYEPTEGSILVDNTELRQIDPVDLRRSIGYVPQEPFLFMGTIKDNITIGDQFATDEEILKASKISGVHDFLGKHQSGYDLQVGERGEGLSGGERQSVTLARALVSNPNILILDEPTNSMDDLSEEAFKSKLAHIVQDKTVVVITHRPSILSIVDRLIVVDDGKIIADGPKAKIISSFANSQKITKRVSRD